In Rhodamnia argentea isolate NSW1041297 chromosome 4, ASM2092103v1, whole genome shotgun sequence, the following proteins share a genomic window:
- the LOC115746760 gene encoding pectinesterase/pectinesterase inhibitor PPE8B, with the protein MAPKLASAVIVFLAFLCCSARSGGSSPRSAAAPGLLQTECLTVPSSQFLSSLRSTVQVLRQVIGIVSQFGTVFGDFRLSNAVSDCLDLLDFSTDELSWSISAAQNPSGKHNSTGDLSSDLRTWLSAALANQETCKDGFEGTSGIVKSVVSGSLDQITSLVTELLTMVHPSSNSTSGRGGGGKGRPGRKLFDDSPRFPRWVKREDRKLLQANGVAADLVVAQDGSGNFTKVEDAVAAVPDYGTRRFVIYVKKGVYRENVEIKKKKWNVMMVGDGMDATVISGNRSFVDGWTTFRTATFAVSGRGFIARNMAFENSAGPQKHQAVALRSDSDLSVYYRCAVRGYQDTLYTHTMRQFYRECRISGTVDFIFGDATVVFQNCQILAKKGLPQQKNTVTAQGRKDPNQPTGFSFQFCNVSADSDLAPSVNSTPTYLGRPWKLYSRTIFMQSYMSNAIRPEGWLEWNGDIALDTLYYGEFTNSGPGAGLTGRVKWPGYHLLNNTAQAINFTVAQFIEGNSWLPSTGVAYTAGLRV; encoded by the exons ATGGCTCCTAAGCTTGCCTCCGCggtcatcgtcttcctcgcctTCCTCTGCTGCTCTGCCCGCTCGGGCGGCAGCTCGCCGAGGTCGGCGGCAGCCCCGGGCCTCCTGCAGACCGAGTGCCTCACGGTGCCGTCCTCTCAGTTCTTGAGCTCCCTCAGATCCACCGTCCAGGTGCTCAGGCAGGTCATCGGCATTGTGTCCCAGTTCGGCACCGTCTTCGGCGACTTCCGGCTCTCCAACGCCGTCTCCGACTGCCTCGACTTGCTCGACTTCTCCACCGACGAGCTGAGCTGGTCCATCTCCGCCGCTCAGAACCCATCTG GCAAACACAACAGCACTGGGGATCTCAGTTCTGACTTGAGGACATGGCTAAGCGCTGCGCTTGCAAACCAGGAGACATGCAAAGATGGCTTCGAGGGCACTAGTGGCATTGTCAAGAGCGTCGTCTCCGGAAGTCTCGACCAAATTACTTCACTAGTCACAGAGCTCCTCACCATGGTCCACCCATCTTCCAACTCCACCAGCGGCCGTGGCGGTGGTGGCAAAGGCCGCCCGGGGCGGAAGCTCTTCGACGACAGCCCCCGATTTCCTCGTTGGGTGAAGCGCGAGGACCGGAAGCTGTTGCAAGCGAACGGGGTCGCGGCGGATCTAGTGGTGGCCCAGGACGGGAGCGGCAATTTCACCAAGGTGGAGGACGCGGTCGCGGCCGTGCCCGACTACGGGACGCGCCGGTTCGTGATCTACGTGAAGAAGGGCGTGTATCGGGAGAATGTGgagatcaagaagaagaagtggaatGTCATGATGGTTGGCGACGGAATGGATGCGACTGTGATCTCAGGTAATCGGAGCTTCGTCGACGGTTGGACCACATTCCGGACAGCAACATTTG CCGTCAGCGGCCGAGGGTTCATAGCGCGGAACATGGCGTTCGAGAACTCCGCCGGCCCGCAGAAGCACCAGGCCGTCGCCCTCCGATCGGACTCCGACCTATCTGTCTACTACCGGTGCGCGGTCAGGGGTTACCAGGACACGCTCTACACCCACACGATGCGTCAGTTCTACCGCGAGTGCCGCATCAGCGGGACTGTGGACTTCATCTTCGGGGACGCGACGGTCGTGTTCCAGAACTGCCAGATCCTGGCCAAGAAGGGCCTCCCCCAGCAGAAGAACACCGTCACGGCCCAGGGCCGAAAGGACCCGAACCAGCCCACGGGATTCTCGTTCCAGTTCTGCAACGTCTCAGCCGACTCGGATTTGGCGCCCTCCGTGAATTCGACGCCGACGTACTTAGGGAGGCCGTGGAAGTTATACTCAAGGACCATATTCATGCAGTCTTACATGAGCAATGCCATCAGGCCAGAAGGATGGCTCGAGTGGAATGGTGATATTGCCCTGGACACTTTGTACTATGGGGAGTTCACGAATTCCGGGCCGGGCGCGGGTCTCACCGGCCGGGTCAAATGGCCCGGGTATCACTTGTTGAATAACACGGCGCAAGCAATTAACTTCACCGTGGCCCAATTCATTGAAGGGAACTCTTGGTTGCCGTCCACCGGTGTGGCCTACACGGCTGGCCTCAGGGTTTAA